CCAAAATATAATGTGTTTaatcttaagaaaaaaatataatgtgttttaatcttaagaaaaaaatataatgtgtttaatattaggaaaaaatataatgtgttcaatttaagaaaaaaatatcatggtgtttaatattaagaaaaaaatataatgtgttcaatttaagaaaaattataatttgttcaatttaagaaaaaataattattattcaatattgaTTCATTCCTAACAATtgaataaatcattttttcttcCTATCAAACACACCCCTAATTACCAACCTCCCCACCCCCAACCCctataaataaatagtatatcCAGACTTGAAATTTATTCActtagaaatataattattgtttGAATAATGAAGCTAAGTTTTGCAACTCTGCTTTTGGTGACACTTTTTCTTACTACTTTCTTCATTCCAGCCACTATAGCTGGTTCAGGTAATATGTGTGACAATTTCTTGATCATCTACTAATCATGTTTATTCtttacttataatattttttttatttgaattttattatatccTTATAATTTATGAGATGAAGTTATGTTTTTTTGCAAGAAGATTTTTGTGATTCAAAATGTAACGTGAGGTGTTCAAAGGCAGGACGACAAGACAGATGCTTAAAGTACTGTGGAATATGTTGTGAGGAGTGTCATTGCGTTCCTTCTGGAACTTATGGGCATAAAGATGAGTGCCCTTGCTATAGAGACAAGAAGAACTCTAAGGGAGGGCCTAAATGCCCTTGAATTTACTTACTCTTTAGTATTTACCCCCAATTGTtgtttgtaaaaataaaaaacagaatgattattatgaaaaaaaaaattaagtgaacaAATGGGgttcttttgaatattttatattatgttattgcTAAATCCATCGAGCTTTTCCAGCTTGTTTGAATACTTGTTACCTATGGTATTGTAAGCTATTcgttttttgaaatataataactattttgttttgattattacataaaaaaatttagaaaataataaacattTCAATTACTGTTTTGGTAccctaatatatatttttaaaaagaaatataagtaTCACCCTAAGAATTGAAGTGGCAAGAAAAGTGATTTcagcatatatttttttcatagtaatttgtattttatatatatatatatatatatatatatatatatgcaaaaaTTAACTCATACAATAAAGGGCAAGTGACATAAATAGCATACTTTTAGGGCTAAATGATCATTTGTCCCTTATAAGTTTCTAATGATCAAATTCctcaaaaatatacaaaaatacagATACATAATAGGGCTGATACAATAAAAAGGCGGCgcatacattatatattttttgtcacatttttgtATTCGCCTCattttttgtcacatttttgtatccgcctcatttttacatttttgtatCCGCCTAATTTCTTATCACATTTTTGTATTCGCCTAattttttgtcacatttttgtATCCGCCTCAGTTTTACATTTTTGTATCCGTCTCattttttgtcacattttttGTATCCACCTCattttttgtcacatttttttATCCGCCTCattttttgtcacattttttGTATCCACCTCattttttgtcacatttttttATCCGCCtcattttttgtcatatttttttatccgcctcatttgacttaaaaatgagagattttagatatttttaaaactaataaagGATAAGGGTAATAAGTGAACTTAAGGGAGGAACTTTTGTCATTTTTCCAACAATAAATCGAAAAGACTAGAAATTAGACTaggaaattaattataaaaaaagggCTACAATTAAAAATGTGTTGTAAAATGAGCTTATTTCATCAAAACCTAAAAATAGGTTGCATTTTCAAACTCAAATCTTAATTTTCAACCCAATCCATCTTAAGTCTTCACCAAATCAATTCAAATGTTAGATGTGAACTACTTAAGATGTTCCGAATCTTTTAAgataaagaaaatgatgaaaaatatcttttaattttgttttattgatcGATTATATCATTGTCGTTAAAAAGAAGTTATTTTTACCCCTATCGTTATCAATCTCATTATTTATACCCCTCAATTAGATGGAAAGCCAAAATCAGCTAAAAATACCCAACTTCAATTAAATGACCCGTTTTTCTCTTTTAATCTGGATCCGACCcactaaaatcaaattaaacccCAAACCCATCTTCTACAGTTCTTCCTCCATTGAAACACCATCGAAGATAACTTGACTCCATTCATGGTGTTTCTTCGCAACCATTGCTCAAATCCATAGTAATTAATGCATCCTCAAACACAATTTAGCTCACTCATCTTACTCAACTCATGTCGGCAAAAGCTTCAGCTTTTAGGTGTTTCCTAGATGCTCATTGTTACGTAAGTATTATAGACGGACTTTCAATTGAATTGAATTCCCCTATGGAAATTCGGCTATGTATTTGATTTTGCTAATGAGAGTATTTTGATTTGGTGATTTAGAAGAAGTATGTAGTCCATCACATGTTGAAGATTTTTGTTATAGTACAAGCCATACATATACGATGGAAGAAGTGGTGAAGATGGAAGCAGGTGTGCTAAAATCGCTCCAATTTGGGATGGAAATTCCACTgcaaaaatatttctcaaaagatTTACCGGATTTGCTCAGGAAGAATATAAAAGCCCCAAAATTTGCAGTTGGAGTTCTTGGGCTATTACCTATCAGAGTTAAGCATACCACTTACTAGATTACAACTGTGTAAAATTCTTACATTCTTTGGTGGTGGCTTCTGTTCTATTCCTTTCAAGGTTTATACACAACCAAATGCACATTCATGAAGTGCAACTCTTCAACGAAATTCGAAATATAAAGCATCAAACTTGAATGAAATGTATTCTAATCCTACATGACTTGCAATTGTTGCTGCTCTGAGTTTTTTATCAGATGTGAGAGGGAAAGAAAAGAGATGGGTTTGTTGTTATTTCTTATTTAGTATTGTAGGTCGGGTTTGGGTTAggattaaaatataaaattaattataattggGTTCATTTAAGTCAATTTGAGATTTTTCATCCAATTGAGGGGTATAATGATGAGATTATTAACGGCAcggataaaaataatttttatttaacgGCAAGAGTAAAGTcaaccaataaaataaaattaaagaatattttttttacttttttccttttaagatATCGCCCACTCGAAACGAAATGCGTAATTGTCTTAACTCGAAATTCAGAATTAAAGCTTGAACTTTCGTTTAATGGTTGCTTAAGAAATTTCTGCACTTTccttcacaattttttttttcctaaactCAATTTTCCAACTTTCCACAATACCTGGTCAGAAGTTAAAATATTCACCCAATCTTGATCAAAAGTTAAAATAAGAACCTTAACTAATGACAACTTTTCTAaggtttataattttttctttctaggGATAAAATCATTCTTCATCTATATTTTCAACCTCCAATTTAGTTTCCTCCTAAATCGAAGGGCATGATCATCATGTGGATATgaatttcatgatttattaaattttatatttaacaaGTGTGTTGATGATTATACTATTGtcgaataaaatatatttctatcaGCTTTTGGTGAGATCTCATTTTTTTAGAGGACTGCAGGTttgttagtttaatttatttgatcatTAGTCATTACTAGTAGAATAGTCATGTAATCGTAGGTCTTATCGTGATACCTATCTTTAGTTCATTTGAGGCTTGATAGACAAGTTAGACAAGCCAGTCAAGTCCTTATTTTCAGATGTTTTCTAACACTATCGTTATTATTGTTCAGATTTTAGATAAAGTTGTTAAAGATGATTTTGTTATGTCTAAATTGTTTTGATATTCATACTTTTATAAAGATTATGTATAAAGTTATTCAGTCTTTCATACAATAGGAAGGCAGGCCAAGGGTGCGATTAGGATCAACCGTTACTAAAAAACTGTCAAAAGAGACGAAAAAAACAACAGATTAGATCACTTTTTTTGCCAAAAGCGACGGAGAAATGACGCATTCAATCTCGTCGTTTTTTCAAAAGCAACAGATTGCgacacttttaattttttttaattcatattttttgaaGAGTGCAACACCGTCCCATcgctttttttatttttaatatttttttattttttaaaaataaagacgaatttaattaatttttttaaaatcttgaatGGCGACGGACAATGAGACGCTGTCCGttacttttttgaaaatttgataaaaGCGACGAACTAAAGGATCATGTCCGTCGTTTTTGtaggttttaaaaaaaagtaaaaaaataaaataaaatgagataataaaaaatcaaattatttttaattataaagatgacattttttaaaaaataactttaaagaAAGGGATTTGACTCCTCtccacttttaatttttttcattttcctcaaGTTCTTAGTTGGACCGAGGACAATTAACTATGAACGAGATacattaactaaaataaaatcttaaccataattaaaatgattagttactaaatatatacatttaaggaattaaagtctaatttttaaaatactaaatttgGTAAGTGTATAATTAAAGAATCACCTATTCATATTGATAATGGACTATTTATGGcattttctctatttattttatcatcCAAAATCAATATGTGTTTCCATTGATTTAACATAATCGTTGGTGATTTACAGCataattaaagaagaagaaaactgCAGTTGTCATGGATCCTTTAATCAGTGAAAATGGCGTATTCTTGCCCATTCCACCATTGCAAGCTGTTCGTCTTCATTACATTCTTGGAACTATACTGCTTTTAACTTCCATGGTTGCTCATACTATATTCCCTACCAATCTCATTACGCATCCAACACCGACGCTTCTCATGATTTGGGTATCgataaaattaacttaaatgGTACAAATAGAGACTAATCTGTGTAGTTCGATTTTGAATTTAGGCTTCATTTTTTCTCCAGGCAATTGAGGGTCCTGGGCTGATGATTCTTTTCGCTAATTTTCAACAAGATAAGGAGCAATGCTCTGTAATAGTTctaatcttcttttttttttttgtgtgtgtgtgtttgattatattgaattttgatattttgaaaatcgtaaatctctcaattttgaaattgtttGTGTTTTTGTAGTATTTCCGAGCTGTAGGACGAGGGTATGTGGGTCTTGTTGTAGGTTAGTATTCTTTGACACAAAATTCTACATTTTCTCTCAATATATGTTTTGAGTTGGATTCTATATGTGGTGATTTGATGAAACACTTGCtgaaatgatattgaattgattttttttgtgagtAATACATTGTTGAAACAAACTCTCTATCTTCTCGAGATAAGGGATATGGTTTGTGTACACTCTCTACCTTCCTGAAACTCCGCTGTATGGGACTACATtgggtttgttgttgttgttgttgagtagTAATAATTGTTGAATCCCTTAAACATAAGAGAGCGTTTTTCTGAATCACACTGATGAAAAACCTTCTTCCACGCAGTCAGATGAAGTTTAAGGATTTGAATTGGGAAAAGAAactttcttttaagaaaaataagcaTTTGCATTTTGATTTCAAAATGATTTACAGTGAAATATCTGTGGAAGTTTCTGAATCAATTCTCTGtattaaagaacaaatataGATTAATGGATAATGAGAATTCATGTAGCCAACGCAGGGATTGAGACTCTATGTTAATTGATTGTGGTACTGTATAAGTTTATTACTTGGTTTGGAACCATGTCTTTTTTCTCGGAATGCATCTGTTGCATGAAGTCCTTGGGAACAGTATATGCCCCTTGACAGTGGCGTAGCCACATATTGGTaagggtgtccaattggacacccttCGTCAGAAAAAAATAccatatatataagtaaaatgaaatacgaaattattaagtaatatattttggACACCGTTAACATAACAAGTTGTTATTTCTGGACACCCTTTGTCAAATTCCTGGCTCCGCCACTGCCTCTTGAAGTAATGATTCATCTATTAACTGTGTATTCATGTGTGTTGCCTTTATTGGGGTTTTCCTCTTTAATATACCTCAAAATATTTCATGACAATTGAAGCAGGTTTCATTAGCTGGGACTACATCAACAATATTCTATCCCCAATATTGTCAGTACTCAATATTGCGAATGATTTGTCTTATTTTATGTTTGTAGGGGCCATTGTTAATGCACTGGGAGCTATTATCATGGGAGCACCTGTTGGTTTCGAGTATGTAATCATATATGCATTTGTTTCTCTCTGTTATAAGTATTTCAAATAAGTGATCTATGCTTGAGCTTAGGCGAAAAGGGTTTTATCTACATACACCATAGATCTCTAAGTGTTCTCTGAGTTTCCAAAATGACCTCCATTTACCGTTCAGACACATTCTCTTTTGAATAGAACTTATATATTTCTAAAACCGAGATGTTTTGTGTTTTTGTCTCTTATAACATAGGAGTTGTCTTGTGCTTTTGTTTGTCATGCCCCACATTGGTTGAGGAAATGCATTTTGGTCTCCTTGTTTGGTCTTGGACAATCCTCTCTCATGAGCTACCTTTTGGGGTTGAGCTAGGccaaaattttacatttttacaTGTTATAAGTGTCAGATCCATTAATCCATGTTGTAACTTTTTTCAATGTTTGTGTTGTGTTATCCACACCGCAGTCTTTGGTTGTTTAATCCTGGACGTAAGGGGAGTGCCAACTCCTACATTGGTTGGGGAATGGGCTGTGGTATTTTTTTATGGTTGTGAGCAATCCTAATCCTCCCCTCATGAGTTGGCTTTTGAGGCGGAGTTAAGGCCAAGGTTCATTTCTTCGCAATGTCTGATCTCATTGACTACGTGAATAATTTACAACATATCTGATACACCCTCTGCTCATgtaaaacatataataaatcaagtatataaagtaaatatagTCGAAAAGTCATGctcaaaagaatgaagaaaaaaattgtagcGGCAACAAAATAATGGTAACTAAAGCTAAGGAACTAACAAGTAATACTAAAATTGAAGAATGAGGTTGAATGGAGTAATAATTACAATACTGAAAAGAGAAACTAGACAACGCAACCTACTAACTTTTTCCCTAATTCTCGACCTCTACACCTTCTTATCTAAGATGATGTCCTTGATGTCCTTGCTGAGCTACATGTGAGTCATGTTTTGTCTAATCATCTATCTCCAAGAATTTTTTGACCTACCCCTACCTACTACTATAGTCAATCTCATGCACCTCTTCATATGTATGAACCATCTCAGTTTTGCCTACCGCATCTTGTCTACAATGTAGGTCACTATCACCTTGTCTCAAGTAACTTCGTTCCGGATCATAGCTTTGTAGTGTTCCCACACATCCATCTCAATATTCTCAGCTACTCCTATCTTTTGAACATGTGAGTTCTTTGACCGGCCAATTCTTCACCACATACAATATAGCTAGTCTGACCACCACTTTATAAATCTTACTTTTAAGGTTTGGTAGCACATTCTTGTCACACAAGACACCAGATGCAAGCTTACATTCCATCAACCCCCTCCAATACGACATGTACCATCATCATTAATCTCCCCATCTCATTGAAATTTTTACCCTAGGTACTTGATACTTTCTTACTTCCACATTTGCCACATGAGTTACATCACTAAACTTGCACTTGAAGTATTTTGTCTTAGCCATACTCAATCTGAACTCTCCCTTTAGACTGCAGGCTTTGTCTCCAAACCTCTAATCTATGGTCAACTCTGTCATGTGTCTCATCAATCAAAACCATGTCATTGGCAAAGCATACACTATGGCATATCTCCCTGAATATGCTGTGTTAGTACATCCATCACCA
This portion of the Solanum pennellii chromosome 12, SPENNV200 genome encodes:
- the LOC107005210 gene encoding peamaclein, translating into MKLSFATLLLVTLFLTTFFIPATIAGSDFCDSKCNVRCSKAGRQDRCLKYCGICCEECHCVPSGTYGHKDECPCYRDKKNSKGGPKCP